GAAGAGCCAGGGCGCGTCCCCGGCGTGCGAGGTGACGGCCGACCCGGCGTCCGCGAAGAGCGGCCAGGTGAAGGCGGCGACCCCGATGAGGGAGACCAGGACCAGCGCGGCGACCGAGCGCGGGCCGAGGCGGACGGGGCGACCGCTCGTCGCTTGCCTCACAGCGCGGCCTCCACCTGTTCGACCGTGAGCCAGTGCTGCGGGGCGAGGATCTTGGCGACCTGCGGGGAGAAGGCGGGGGAGGAGACGACGACCTCGGCGGTCGGGCCGTCCGCGACCACCTCGCCGTCCGCGATGATCACCACCCGGTGCGCCAGCTCCGCCGCCAGCTCCACGTCGTGCGTGGCCAGGATGATCGCGTGACCGTCCGCCGCGAGGGCGCGCAGGTGCGCGACCAGCCGGGCCTTCGCCGCGTAGTCCAGACCGCGCGTCGGCTCGTCGAGGAGGAGGAGCGGCGGGCGGCCGGTCAGCACCACGGCCAGCGCGAGCGCGAGCCGCTGCCCCTCGGACAGGTCCCGGGGGTGCGTGTCGTCCGCGACCCCCGGCAGCAGCTCGGACACCAGGGCCCGGCAGGTCCCGGGCGCCGCGCCCGCGTCGGCGTCCGCCGCCGCGCACTCGGCGGCGACGGTGTCCGCGTACAGCAGGTCCCTCGGCTCCTGCGGGACGAGGCCGACCTGGCGGATCAGGTCGCGGGGGTCGGTGGTGTGGGGGGTGCGGCCGGCGACGCGGACCGTGCCGGAGGTCGGCGGGATCATGCCGACGAGGGCGGAGAGGAAGGTGGACTTGCCCGCGCCGTTGCGCCCCATGAGCGCGACGGTCTCGCCGGGCTTGACCTGGAGGTCGATGCGGCGGAGGGCTTCGACCCGGCCGCGTCGGACGCCGAGCGCTTCCGCGAGGACGAGGGGGGAGGTGGGAGTGGGGTCGGTCGGGTGGGTACGGCGCCGTCGGAAGAGGGAGATTCCCCCACTCCGCCCCTTCCCGAAACCGGGGGTGCTGCCCCCGGACCCCCGCGCCTCAAACGCCGGCGGGGCTGACATGGCTCCCTGGGCGAAGGAGTCCCCCCGCGGCGGGGCCGCGCTCCCGCCGGGCAGGGCTTCGCCCGCCGTGGAGCGGGGTGAATCCAGCCTGTCCGGCGTTTGAGGACCGGGGTCCGGGGCGGAGCCCCGGTTTCGGGAAGGGGCGGGGTGGGGGAGAAGCCCCGCAGGGTCCCCGCCCTCCAGCCGCTCCTCCGCCTGTCCGGCCAGCCGCTCCTTCAGCTCGCCCGCCCGCCGCCGCGCGTCCCGCACCGTCAGTGGCAGGGGGGTCCAGCCGGCAAGCCGGCCCAGGGCCACCACCGGCGGGTGGACCGGCGAGACCGCCATGATCTCGGCCGGCGGGCCCATGACGCCGTCCGGCAGGAGGATGACCTGGTCCGCGTACTGGACGACCCGCTCCAGGCGGTGCTCGGCCAGGAGGACCGTCGTGCCCAGGTCGTGGACCAGGCGCTGGAGCACCGCCAGGACGTCCTCCGCCGCCGACGGGTCCAGCGCGGACGTCGGCTCGTCGAGGACGAGGACCTTGGGGTGCGGGGTCAGGACCGAGCCGATCGCGACGCGCTGCCGCTGGCCGCCGGAGAGCGTGGCGATCGGGCGGTCGCGGAGTTCCGCCAGGCCCAGCAGGTCGAGGGTCTCCTCGACCCGGCGCCGCATGACGGCCGGCGCCAGACCCAGGGACTCCATCCCGTACGCGAGCTCGTCCTCGACCGTGTCCGTCACGAAGTGCGCCGACGGGTCCTGCCCGACCGTGCCCACCACGTCCGCCAGCTCGCGCGGCGGATGCGTACGGGTGTCCCGGCCGTCGACCGTCACCCGGCCGGTCAGGGTGCCGCCCGTGAAGTGCGGGACGAGGCCGGAGACCGCCCCGAGCAGGGTCGACTTGCCGACGCCGGACGGGCCGACGAGCAGGACGAGCTCGCCCTCGGGGACGGTGAGGTTCACGTCCCGCAGGGTGGGCTCGGCACCCTCCTCGTACCTGACCGAGACGTTCTCGAAGCGGATCACGTGCTCTCCTTGGCGACGGTGTCCCGGCGGGGCACGGACTCCTGCGGTACGGGGGCCACGAACGCCGGGACCAGGCCCACCAGGATCGAGAGGGCCGGCAGGAGCGGCAGCTCCGGCGCCTCCAGGGGGACGACCCCCGGGTGCAGCGCCTCCGGTGCGTACGCGTTCGCCCAGATCATCAGCACCGCGACCGCCACTCCCGAGCCGGCGACCAGCCAGGCCCGCACGCCCCAGCGGTCGGGCCGGTACCGGGTCCGTACGGCCCGCAGCCCGCCGAGCCGGAGCCCCGCCATCGCCGCGAGGAGCCCGGCGGCAAGCAGCGGCAGCCCGTACCCCGCGCCCTCCGCCGCGAGCAGCCCGTACGAACCGGCGCAGACGCCGAGCAGCCCGCCCAGGGTCAGCGCGTTCGTCGTACGGCGTACGGACGCGGGGACCTGGGCCGTCCGGCCGTAACCCCGCGCGTCCATCGAGGCCGCCACCGCGATCGACCGCTCAAGCGCTCCTTCGAGCACCGGCAGACCGATCTGGAGCACCGCCCTGACCCCGCCGGTGGGGCGGCCCCGGAGGCGGCGGGCGGTGCGCAGCCGGACCACGTCGGCGACCATGTTCGGCGCGAAGGTCATCGCCACGACGACGGCGACCCCGGCCTCGTACAGGGCCCCCGGCAGGGACTTGAGGAGTCGCGCCGGGTTGGCCAGCGCGTTCGCCGCGCCCACGCAGATCAGCAGGGTCGCCAGTTTCGCGCCGTCGTAGAGGGCGAAGACCAGCTGCTCGGCGGTGACCCGGCCCCCGATCCGTACCCCTTGCGCCCAGTCGGGCAGCGGCACCTCGGGCAGCGTGAACAGGACATGCGTCCCCGGGATCGGGGAGCCGAGCAGCAGGGAGAAGACGACCCGCAGGACGACGACGAACAGGCCGAGCTTCACGAACGCCCCGTACGAACGCGCCCAGGGCGCGTCCGTACGCCGGGCCGCCACGACATAGCCGGCGACCCCGACGACCAGACCGAGCAGCAGCGGGTTGGTGGTGCGCGAGGCGGCGACGGCCAGGCCGAGCGCCCACACCCACCAGGCACCGGCGTGGAGGGCGTTCGACCGGTTCGCCACGGGGGCCGCGAACGGCCGTCGGCTACGGGCGGGGCTCATCCGCGACGGCGGGCCTTCCAGATCGCTGCGCCGCCGAGCGCGAGCACGGCCGCCCCGCCGGCGAGCACGCCGAAGGACGGGCCGTCCCCGCTCCCCGAGCCGGAGGCCGCGGTGGTGGGGGCGGGGGAAGCGGACGACGGGGCCGGCTGCTCCTCGCCCTCCGCGACCTGCTCGCCACAGCCCCGCGCCGGATACCCGGCGATCCCGCACAGCATCGCCGCGCCGTCGTACCGCAGCGGCTTCGCCACCTCGGCCAGGGCCTCCGCGCCCGTCGCGTCCTCACGGACCTGCACGCAGCCGGTCGTGACCGGCTTCTGCGGCGGCTTCTCGCCGGGCGGGGCGTCCTGCGGACCGCCGAAGTCGACGACGACCGCGATCCGCTTGCTGCCGTCCTTCTTCTCCACGCCCGCGCAGATCCCCGGGAAGTCGGGGGCGGCGGAGGGCTTGGAGGTGTCGCTCGTGCCCTTGCTGAGCGCGAAGCGGAAGCCGATCGCGTCGCCGTCGGCGGGGCGGGCGGTCGCCGGTCCCTGCGTGGCGTACGTCCAGGACGTCCCGCCGTCGCTCTCCCAGAACGACCAGTAGCGGTACCCGGCGGCCTGCGCGGGGGCCGCGGCGACGGCGGTGAGCGTGAGGAGTGCGCCGGCCGCGGCGGCGACGGTCCGGGCGACGCCCCTTCGGACGGTCGTCACTTCTCGCGTCACTTCTTGCGGCCGCTCACGAGGAAGCCGATGCCGACGCCGACGACCATGCCGATGCCGATGATCCACCAGATGTCGAACCCGGACTCCTCGTCGTCGCTCGTGGCAGCGGCGGACGTGTCCGGGCTCTTGGGCGCCGGGCCGAGGGCGTTGAGCTGCTCGACCAGGTCGGCCGTGCCGAACTCGCGCGGGTCGTTCTCCGTCGCGCGGGCGGCCAGGATCAGCTGCGCGTAGGCGGCGGGGCCGCTCTCCTTCGCCCAGGCGGCGGAGTTCTTCTCCAGCCACTCGATCGCGGGCTGGGCCTCCTTGGTGGCACCGGCCGCGGCGAGCGCCACGACCGCGTCGGCGGTGTTGCCGATGTCCGGCTTCTCCGTCGTGTCGGTGGCGCCGGGCATCGGCGGGGCGGTGAGGTGGCCGGTCTTCGCGAGGGTCTTCGCCAGGTAGGAGGCGCCGTTGAGGGCGGCCCGCTCGACGGTCGGCTTCGCCAGGTCCTGGCAGGCCGGGGCCTGCTCGGGGGAGGCCTTGGTGGAGACGACGCTCTTGCCGAGCCCGGCGAGGGTGGCCGCGGCGGTGGCGTCCGCGTTGGCGAGCAGCTTGCCGGTCTTGTCGGGCTGGTACGCGAAGGCCCCGGCGCCGTCCTTGTCGGAGCAGGGCACCGCGAAGGTGAGGAGCGCGTCGTAGGGGGTGCGGCCCTCGGCGGAGGTGAAGGAGCCGGGCCTCACGCCGGTCGCGGCGAGGGCGCCGGCGATGACCGAGGTGGAGTTGGCGTCGCTGGGGCCGCCGCCGGGGGTGTAGCCCCAGCCGCCGTCCTTGTTCTGCACGGACCGCAGCCAGGCGTGCCCGGCCTTGACGGCCTTGTCGACCTTCTCCGGGTCGGCGGCCTGGCGGCGGACGGCGCCGAGCGCCTGGACGGCGAGGGCGGTGGCGTTGGTGTCCCGCAGGGTCTTCGCGTCGCAGGGCTTCGTCGCGTCCGCGCGGTAGGAGCTGAAGGAGCCGTCGGCGCACTGCTGGCCGAGGAGCCAGTCCACGGCCTGGTCGGCGGGCTGGAAGCCGGTGCCGCGCTGGGCGAGGAAGGCGAGCGACTGACGCCACACACCGTCGTACGTCGGGTCCTTCGTGCCGTAGAGACCGGGCGCCGGGGCGCCGGTCGAGGGGGTCGGGGAGGGCGCGGCGGCGGCCGGAAGGGCCGCTCCGGTGCCGAGTACGACTGCGGCGGCGGCGAGCGCGGCGGCGCCGCGGCGGACGGTGTTCATGGGGCCCTCTCCTGCGGCCGGGCACCGGCACGCCTCAGGGGCACCAGGCTCCGGCTCCGTATTCCTCGACGGTGCCGGCGGTCACGTCCCGGACGGGGCATTCCGACTCGCCGCCCTGGGTTCGGGGCGGCTTACGGTTGCGGGTCAGTGCCGGATTCGCACCGGCTTCCCCCCGTACGGGCATGATGACGACCTGCTCACTCTACCGGCCCGTACGGGCGCGGCCTCGGGGGTGCGAGGTGCCTCACACCCGCCGGGTCCGGCACGGCCGGGGAGGCTCACACGGCGACGTACGTCACCGGGTCCGTGCCGGTCACGGCCTCCGCGCGGCCCAGCTTCACCAGCCGGCGGACGTGGGCCTCGGCCTCGCTGACGGCGATGTTCCGGGAGCCGTGGGGGATCTCGTCCCAGGGCCGGTTCCACTCCATCCGCTCGGCGAGCTGCCAGGGGGTGAGCGGGGTGGCGAGCAAGGCGAGGAGCCCGGTGAGCCGTTCCTCGTGGTGGGCGATGAGCTCGTCGACCCGGCCGGCGGCGTCGGCGAACGCGTACTGGTGGGCGGGGAGGACCTCGGCGACGCCGAGGCGGCCGATGCGTTCGAGCGAATCGAGGTAGTCGCCGAGGGGGTCGGTCTCGTGGAGGTCGCCCGGGTGCTCGTACAGCCCGATGTGCGGGGAGATCCCGGGCAGCAGGTGGTCGCCGGAGAACAGCCGGCCGTGGCCCGGCAGCCCGGCGGGGTGCTCCTCCTCCAGATGGAGGCAGACGTGGCCGGGGGTGTGGCCGGGGGTCCAGATCGCGCGCAGCCGCCGGCCGGCCAGGTCGAGGAGCTCGCCGGGGACGATCTCCCGGTCGGGGACGGCGGAGCGCAGCCCCGGCAGGGTCAGCATCCGGCCGGAGGCACGGGCGGCCCGCAGCGGGGCGACGTGCTCCTCGGGGGCGCCGACGGCGGTCAGCTTCTGCGTCATGTAGTCGAGCCAGGTGCCGGGCTCGGCCTCGCGGGTGCGGCGGACGACGGCCGTGTCGGCGGCGTGCATGGCGATCCAGGCCCCGGACTCCTCGCGGACCCGGCCGGAGAGTCCGTGGTGGTCGGGGTGGTGGTGGGTGATGACGACCCCGTGGATCTCCTGGACGGACAACCCCAACGCGGCGAGTCCGCCGGTGAGTTCATGCCAGGAGGCGGGGTCGTCCCAGCCGGTGTCGACGAGGACCGGGCCGCGGTCGGTGTCGAGGACGTGGACCAGGGTGTGGCCGAGCGGATTGTCCGGAATGGGCACCCGCAGCGACCAGACGCCTCCGCCGTGCTCGGTCACCTGGGTCATGTGCCCTCATCTCTCAAGGCCGTGCGGAGCCTGCTCGACCGTGCCCGTTCCATTGCCCACTATAACTAGAACTGGTATCAGTTCTGAGGCATCGTCAGAATACTCGTCCCCCCGGGAGGCTGCGGTCATGAGCGAGCTTGTGGAGCACGGAAAGCTGTTCATCGGCGGGGAGTTGACCGATCCGCTGGGCGATGCGGTCATCGAGGTGATCTCGCCGCACACCGAAGAGGTCATCGGTCGGGTCCCGCACGCCTCCGCCGCCGATGTCGACCGGGCCGTCGCCGCCGCCCGGCGGGCGTTCGACGAGGGGCCCTGGCCGCGGATGTCGGTCGAGGAGCGGATCGCGGTCGTCACCCGGATCAAGGACGCCATCGCCGTCCGGTACGAGGAGATCGCCCGCTCCATCAGCTCGCAGAACGGCTCCCCGTACTCCTGGTCCGTCCTCGCCCAGGCGCTCGGCGCGATGATGGTCTGGGACGCGGCGATCACGGTCGCCCGGGACTTCGCCTTCGAGGAGCGGCGCGGCGGCGTCCTCGGTCCGCTGCTCGTCCGGCGCGAGCCGGTGGGCGTGGTCGCGGCCGTCATCCCGTGGAACGTGCCGCAGTTCACCGCCGCCGCCAAGCTGGGGCCCGCGCTGCTCGCCGGTTGCACGGTGGTCCTCAAGCCCTCGCCGGAGTCGCCCCTCGACTCGTACATCCTCGCCGAGATCGCCACCGAGGCCGGGCTGCCCGAGGGCGTGCTCAGCATCCTGCCCGCCGACCGCGAGGTCAGCGAGTACCTCGTCGGCCACCCCGGCGTCGACAAGGTGTCCTTCACCGGCTCCGTCGCGGCCGGCAAGCGGGTCATGGAGGTCGCCTCCCGCAACCTCAGCCGCGTCACCCTCGAACTCGGCGGCAAGTCGGCCGCCGTGATCCTGCCCGACGCGGACCTGGACACCGCCGTCGCCGGGATCGTCCCCGCCGCCTGGATGAACAACGGCCAGGCGTGCGTGGCCCAGACCCGTATCCTCGCCCCGCGCTCCCGCTACGAGGAGATCGCCGAGGCCTTCGCGGCGGCGGCCGGAGCGCTCGTCGTCGGCGACCCGCTCGACCCCGCCACCCAGGTCGGCCCGCTCGTCGCCCGGCGTCAGCAACAGCGCTCCCTCGACTACATCGGCATCGGCCAGGCGGAGGGCGCCAAGGTCCTCGCGGGCGGCGGGCGTCCGGCCTCCCTCGACCGCGGCTGGTACGTCGAGCCCACGCTCTTCGGCGGCGTCGACAACTCCATGCGGATCGCCCGCGAGGAGATCTTCGGCCCGGTCATCTGCCTCCTGCCGTACGGGGACGAGGCCGAGGCCCTCCGGATCGCCAACGACTCCGACTTCGGGCTCAGCGGCAGCGTCTGGACCGGCGACGTGGAGCACGGCATCGGCTTCGCCCGGTCCGTGCGCACCGGCACGTTCAACGTCAACACCTTCAGCCTCGACATGCTCGGCCCCTTCGGCGGCTACAAGAACTCCGGCCTGGGACGGGAGTTCGGCCCCGAGGGCTTCGGCGAGTACCTGGAGCACAAGATGATCCACCTGCCCGGCGGGTACGAGTCCCCGGCGGGGGAGTGATGGGGGACCGCTGGCACGTCGAGGTCGACCGGAGCGTCTGCATCGGCTCCGGCATGTGCGTCAACCACGCCCCGACCGCCTTCCGTCTCGACACGGCCCGCCAGTCCCATCCGGTGGAACCGGAGGTGGACGCGGGGGAGACGCTGCTCGCGGCGGCCGAGGGCTGCCCGGTGGAGGCCATCCTGATCGCCCTCGCGGACGGAGGGGAACCGGTGTTCCCACCGGAGGAGTAGCGGCCGAGCGGGGCGCGGAGCACGGCGCGTTGTCGTTCCCTTGTGCAAAACTGGGCCCTTGGTCACGGGGGCAAGGGGCCTTCGTGCGCACGTATTTCGGGAGTGTTGTGCGCAACGTGAAGTGGGTGGCCGCGGCCGCCGGTGTGGTGCTGCTGGTCGCTGGTTGCGGTAGCGAGGGCGGTTCCGACAAGGGCGGTTCGGCGTCCGTCACGGGCGGTACGGGCGCGAGTGGTTCGGGCGGCGGGAAGTTGGACGCCGCCGCGGTCACCAAGGAGATCGAGGCGGCGGCGACCGGGGCCGGCTTCGCGCAGGACTCCTCGGGCGATGACATCGCGCCGGAGCTCAAGGACTGCATGATCACCTGGACGGCCGACGCCGAGAAGGCCGCGGACCCGGTGAAGTCCTACGGGGGCACGATCACGGCCCTGACCGGCGGTGGCTGGAAGGAGTTGCGGAGCAACGAGATGAACGGCTCGGTGATCAAGTCCCTGGAGAAGAGCGGCTGGACGCTCCAGGCCAGCAACCACGCCCAGGGCCCGCTGAAGATGGTGATGTTCGTCGCCGCCGACAGCGGTCCGGAGTGCGCGGCGAAGATCGCGGCCGACAACGAGAAGGCCCGTCAGTCCTCCTGACATCCGGCCGTCCGTCCGTTCCCCCGACCCGTCCTTTGCCCCGACGGGTCGGGGGAACGGACAGGTGCCGTCCTCGGTTCGGTGGAGCCTCTGCCCGCGTCCGGGCCCGTCACCGCTCCGGCGCGCCCGGCGCCGTCAGGTCGATCAGCCGGCAGACCGTCTCGATGTCGATCTTCACCTGCGCGATCGAGGCACGCCCGGACAGCCACGTGATCAGTGCCGAGTGCCAGGTGTGCTCGATCACGCGCACCGCCGACAGCTGCTGCGGGCTCGGGTGCTCCGCCCCCATCGCGTCCAGGATGATCGCGGTCGTCAGCCGCGAGACCGTGTCCACCTCGGGGCTCACCCCGCGGTCCGCGAAGGTCAGCGCCCGCACCATCGCGTCGGCGAGCTGAGGCTCCCGCTGGAGCGCCCGGAAGGCCCGCATCAGGGTCTCCGCGACCCGCTCCGCCGGGTCGGCGCCCGCGGGCGGCCGCTTCCGCAGCGTGGTGTGCATGTGCTGGAGCTGGTCCTGCATCGTCGCGACCAGCAGGTGGATCTTGGACGGGAAGTAGCGGTACAGCGTGCCGAGGGCCACCCCGGCCGCCTCGGCGACCTCCCGCATCTGTACGGCGTCGAAGCCGCCCCGCGCCGCGAGCTGCGCGCTGGCGTCCAGGATGCGGCGCCGCCGCGCCTCCTGGCGCTCCGTGAGGGCCGGCGCCGAAGGGCCGAGGTCCGCCCTGTTGTCTGCGGTCATGGGTTCCCGTTCCGTGCGGTGGGAGCGGAGGTGGGGAGCGACAGTATCGCGGTCCGGCCGTCGTGGCGCGAATCACCTGTTCCGGCTCTCACCAGGGAGCTACCTGCCGGTAGATTCTGTCCTCCTTGAGCGATCAGGAAGATCATGCAAGAAGATCGAGAACGATCAAGTCTGTAACTTGTTCTAGATTAGCGCGAGCGGTTACGCTCCGGCGAAACACGCTCGAAGGGGGTCGCGCATGACCGCGGAAGCCATAGAGGCAAGCCCGGCAAGCCCCCGGCAGGGCGCCACCGCGGACGGTGACGGTCCGTTGCGGATCGCTCTCCTCACGTACAAGGGGAACCCGTTCTGCGGCGGCCAGGGCGTCTACGTCCGCCACCTCTCCCGTGAGCTCGCCCGCCTCGGCCACCACGTCGAGGTCGTCGGCTCCCAGCCGTACCCCACGCTGGACGACGGCGTGCCGCTCACCGAGATCGCCAGCCTCGACCTCTACCGCTCGCCGGACCCCTTCCGTACGCCGAAGCGCGACGAGTACCGCGACTGGATCGACGGCCTCGAAGTCGCCACCATGTGGACCGGCGGATTCCCCGAGCCCCTCACCTTCTCCCTGCGGGCCCGGCGCATGCTCGCCGCCCGCCGCGGCGACTTCGACGTCGTCCACGACAACCAGACCCTCGGCTACGGCCTCCTCGGCGGCCCCCGGGCCCTCGGCGCGCCGCTCGTCACCACGATCCACCACCCCATCACCGTCGACCGGCAGCTCGAACTCGACGCCGCCGCCGACTGGAAGCGCCGCGCCTCCGTCCGCCGCTGGTACGCCTTCACCCGCATGCAGAAGCGGGTCGCCCGCCGGATGCCGTCCGTCCTCACCGTCTCCGGCACCTCCCGCGACGAGATCGTCGAGCACCTCGGCGTACGCGAGGACCGCATCCGGGTCGTCCACATCGGCGCCGACACCACGCTCTGGTCCCCGGATCAGGCCGTCGCCGAGGTCCCCGGCCGGATCGTCACCACCTCCAGCGCCGACGTCCCCCTGAAGGGCCTCGTCCACCTCATCGAGGCGCTCGCCAAGCTCCGCACCGAGAACCCCGACGCCCACCTCGTCGTCGTCGGCAAGCGCGCCGAGGACGGGCCGGTCGCCGCCGCGATCGAGCGGTACGGGCTCGGGGGCGCCGTCGAGTTCGTCAAGGGCATCAGCGACGCCGAGCTCGTCGACCTCGTGCGCTCCGCCCAGGTCTCCTGCGTGCCCTCGCTGTACGAGGGCTTCTCGCTGCCCGCCGCCGAGGCCATGGCCACCGGGACGGCGCTCGTCGCCACCACCGGCGGCGCGATTCCCGAGGTCGCCGGAGCCGACGGCGAGACCTGCCTCGCGGTGCCGCCGGGCGACGCGGGGGCGCTGGCCGCGGCGCTCGGGCGCGTGCTGGGCGACCCGGAGCTGCGGGCCCGCCTCGGTGCCGCGGGCCGGGTCCGGGTCCTGGAGCGCTTCACCTGGGCGCGCGCGGCGCAGGGGACGGCCGAGCTG
The sequence above is a segment of the Streptomyces sp. NBC_01255 genome. Coding sequences within it:
- a CDS encoding ABC transporter ATP-binding protein: MIRFENVSVRYEEGAEPTLRDVNLTVPEGELVLLVGPSGVGKSTLLGAVSGLVPHFTGGTLTGRVTVDGRDTRTHPPRELADVVGTVGQDPSAHFVTDTVEDELAYGMESLGLAPAVMRRRVEETLDLLGLAELRDRPIATLSGGQRQRVAIGSVLTPHPKVLVLDEPTSALDPSAAEDVLAVLQRLVHDLGTTVLLAEHRLERVVQYADQVILLPDGVMGPPAEIMAVSPVHPPVVALGRLAGWTPLPLTVRDARRRAGELKERLAGQAEERLEGGDPAGLLPHPAPSRNRGSAPDPGPQTPDRLDSPRSTAGEALPGGSAAPPRGDSFAQGAMSAPPAFEARGSGGSTPGFGKGRSGGISLFRRRRTHPTDPTPTSPLVLAEALGVRRGRVEALRRIDLQVKPGETVALMGRNGAGKSTFLSALVGMIPPTSGTVRVAGRTPHTTDPRDLIRQVGLVPQEPRDLLYADTVAAECAAADADAGAAPGTCRALVSELLPGVADDTHPRDLSEGQRLALALAVVLTGRPPLLLLDEPTRGLDYAAKARLVAHLRALAADGHAIILATHDVELAAELAHRVVIIADGEVVADGPTAEVVVSSPAFSPQVAKILAPQHWLTVEQVEAAL
- a CDS encoding aldehyde dehydrogenase; protein product: MSELVEHGKLFIGGELTDPLGDAVIEVISPHTEEVIGRVPHASAADVDRAVAAARRAFDEGPWPRMSVEERIAVVTRIKDAIAVRYEEIARSISSQNGSPYSWSVLAQALGAMMVWDAAITVARDFAFEERRGGVLGPLLVRREPVGVVAAVIPWNVPQFTAAAKLGPALLAGCTVVLKPSPESPLDSYILAEIATEAGLPEGVLSILPADREVSEYLVGHPGVDKVSFTGSVAAGKRVMEVASRNLSRVTLELGGKSAAVILPDADLDTAVAGIVPAAWMNNGQACVAQTRILAPRSRYEEIAEAFAAAAGALVVGDPLDPATQVGPLVARRQQQRSLDYIGIGQAEGAKVLAGGGRPASLDRGWYVEPTLFGGVDNSMRIAREEIFGPVICLLPYGDEAEALRIANDSDFGLSGSVWTGDVEHGIGFARSVRTGTFNVNTFSLDMLGPFGGYKNSGLGREFGPEGFGEYLEHKMIHLPGGYESPAGE
- a CDS encoding SCO2322 family protein; the encoded protein is MTTVRRGVARTVAAAAGALLTLTAVAAAPAQAAGYRYWSFWESDGGTSWTYATQGPATARPADGDAIGFRFALSKGTSDTSKPSAAPDFPGICAGVEKKDGSKRIAVVVDFGGPQDAPPGEKPPQKPVTTGCVQVREDATGAEALAEVAKPLRYDGAAMLCGIAGYPARGCGEQVAEGEEQPAPSSASPAPTTAASGSGSGDGPSFGVLAGGAAVLALGGAAIWKARRRG
- a CDS encoding MBL fold metallo-hydrolase encodes the protein MTQVTEHGGGVWSLRVPIPDNPLGHTLVHVLDTDRGPVLVDTGWDDPASWHELTGGLAALGLSVQEIHGVVITHHHPDHHGLSGRVREESGAWIAMHAADTAVVRRTREAEPGTWLDYMTQKLTAVGAPEEHVAPLRAARASGRMLTLPGLRSAVPDREIVPGELLDLAGRRLRAIWTPGHTPGHVCLHLEEEHPAGLPGHGRLFSGDHLLPGISPHIGLYEHPGDLHETDPLGDYLDSLERIGRLGVAEVLPAHQYAFADAAGRVDELIAHHEERLTGLLALLATPLTPWQLAERMEWNRPWDEIPHGSRNIAVSEAEAHVRRLVKLGRAEAVTGTDPVTYVAV
- a CDS encoding TetR family transcriptional regulator, whose product is MTADNRADLGPSAPALTERQEARRRRILDASAQLAARGGFDAVQMREVAEAAGVALGTLYRYFPSKIHLLVATMQDQLQHMHTTLRKRPPAGADPAERVAETLMRAFRALQREPQLADAMVRALTFADRGVSPEVDTVSRLTTAIILDAMGAEHPSPQQLSAVRVIEHTWHSALITWLSGRASIAQVKIDIETVCRLIDLTAPGAPER
- a CDS encoding energy-coupling factor transporter transmembrane component T; its protein translation is MSPARSRRPFAAPVANRSNALHAGAWWVWALGLAVAASRTTNPLLLGLVVGVAGYVVAARRTDAPWARSYGAFVKLGLFVVVLRVVFSLLLGSPIPGTHVLFTLPEVPLPDWAQGVRIGGRVTAEQLVFALYDGAKLATLLICVGAANALANPARLLKSLPGALYEAGVAVVVAMTFAPNMVADVVRLRTARRLRGRPTGGVRAVLQIGLPVLEGALERSIAVAASMDARGYGRTAQVPASVRRTTNALTLGGLLGVCAGSYGLLAAEGAGYGLPLLAAGLLAAMAGLRLGGLRAVRTRYRPDRWGVRAWLVAGSGVAVAVLMIWANAYAPEALHPGVVPLEAPELPLLPALSILVGLVPAFVAPVPQESVPRRDTVAKEST
- a CDS encoding prenyltransferase/squalene oxidase repeat-containing protein; the encoded protein is MNTVRRGAAALAAAAVVLGTGAALPAAAAPSPTPSTGAPAPGLYGTKDPTYDGVWRQSLAFLAQRGTGFQPADQAVDWLLGQQCADGSFSSYRADATKPCDAKTLRDTNATALAVQALGAVRRQAADPEKVDKAVKAGHAWLRSVQNKDGGWGYTPGGGPSDANSTSVIAGALAATGVRPGSFTSAEGRTPYDALLTFAVPCSDKDGAGAFAYQPDKTGKLLANADATAAATLAGLGKSVVSTKASPEQAPACQDLAKPTVERAALNGASYLAKTLAKTGHLTAPPMPGATDTTEKPDIGNTADAVVALAAAGATKEAQPAIEWLEKNSAAWAKESGPAAYAQLILAARATENDPREFGTADLVEQLNALGPAPKSPDTSAAATSDDEESGFDIWWIIGIGMVVGVGIGFLVSGRKK
- a CDS encoding glycosyltransferase family 4 protein, translating into MTAEAIEASPASPRQGATADGDGPLRIALLTYKGNPFCGGQGVYVRHLSRELARLGHHVEVVGSQPYPTLDDGVPLTEIASLDLYRSPDPFRTPKRDEYRDWIDGLEVATMWTGGFPEPLTFSLRARRMLAARRGDFDVVHDNQTLGYGLLGGPRALGAPLVTTIHHPITVDRQLELDAAADWKRRASVRRWYAFTRMQKRVARRMPSVLTVSGTSRDEIVEHLGVREDRIRVVHIGADTTLWSPDQAVAEVPGRIVTTSSADVPLKGLVHLIEALAKLRTENPDAHLVVVGKRAEDGPVAAAIERYGLGGAVEFVKGISDAELVDLVRSAQVSCVPSLYEGFSLPAAEAMATGTALVATTGGAIPEVAGADGETCLAVPPGDAGALAAALGRVLGDPELRARLGAAGRVRVLERFTWARAAQGTAELYREAVARQGARQGVRR
- a CDS encoding ferredoxin, producing MGDRWHVEVDRSVCIGSGMCVNHAPTAFRLDTARQSHPVEPEVDAGETLLAAAEGCPVEAILIALADGGEPVFPPEE